The DNA sequence CTGTGGTGTAGGATCTGTCGTAGCCGAACGGTTGGAACTTCTCCCCACCGCCCTCATAAAACTTCCCAAAGAATTCCACGTATTCCAGTCGCAGGGCCTGTAGACCTGCGCTGACGATGCCGAGCGCTAGCACGACAAGGTGGCCCAGGATCAGCAGGACGATTCCGAAGAGTACCCCGATGATACCCATGTGGAACAGCCCAGGGAAGACTACCTCGCCGTGGCTGACGGCGGACGGGGCCGTATCGATGAGGTAGTGGTAGCTCTCTCCATCGAAGGAGGCGCCGAACACGAGTAGGTTGACGACGAGCGCGATACCCGCCTCTGCGATGATCTCTGCGGTCAGCCGTGCGTAGGAGAGCACGTGCGTGACGACTTCCAGGCCATCTACGAGTGCGATGATCAGTCCTTCGCTGACGACGAGCGCGATCATGCCGACGAGGGCGATCGCTAAGCCCACCATCCCGGTCTCGGGTGAGAAGCCGGTAAAGCCGAGCGGAACAGGCTCCCCGTTGAACACCGTGAATAGGAACTCCGGTTTCGAACCCTTGGTGCTCGTACTGAGAATCCAGAGCCAGAGCCCGTTCATCAGCAGTATCCAGGAGCCTGCCTCCATGAAGGCGTGCTTGATCCCGTGGTCCAACTTCTCGCGGAAGTCGAAGATGAATCCCACGTTGATGTGGAGCAACCCGACGAGGATGCTCATGACTAGCCAGAGGTACGCCCACTCGACGGCCGACGGTGTCAGCCCCTTTTCCATCGGTGGACCGCCAGCCCCGTAGAGGGCGTGAGCGAAGTGGAAGCCGAAGAACTCGGCGAAGATGATACCGAAGACGATGGTGACTCCGCCGGACCAGAGCGCGATGCCGCCGAGGCTCTTGAACCCGCCGTCGAATCGGGTGAAGAGGTACCACCCCACCGTAAGGTAGATCAAGCCGTACCCCACGTCGCCGATCATGAATCCGAAGAAGATCGGGAGCGTGAGGAACAGCACGATGGTTGGATCGATCTCGAAGTATCGCGGCCTGTTGATGGTTTCGACCAACAGTTCGAACGGCCGAGTCGGGTCAGGGTTGTCCTGGACGACCGGCGGGTTCTCCTCCGTACCGCCGTCCATGGCGACGTGGTGTTCCTCCGTTGGGTTGCGATAGGCGGCGCGTTCGAGTTCGTCGACATCGGCGCGGTCGCCGACCGCCGACCGAATGGCGGTCACAAGGTCGTCGTAGCGGTCGGACGGGATCCACCCTTCGGCGATGAAGGCGTTCTCCGTCGTTGCAAACTGAAGCGGCGCTTCCTCTTTCTGTACCTCGATAGCGAGTTTTTCCTCGGCCGCCAACAGGAAGCCAGCAGCATCGAGTTTCACGTCGTTTAGCTCGCTCTCGACGCCGTTGAGCTTCGATTCGTGCTTCTGATAGTCGTGTTCGAGCTCCGCGACGTACTCCTCGGGGCTTCCCGAGGCCTCCGGAACGTCGTACGTCGTAAACTCGATACCGACCAATGCCTCGCCGAGTGCGTCTTCCGCCCCGTCTTCCGGGTAGACGAAGACGGCGACCGTCCGCTCCTCGGAGAACAGTTCGTACTCCTGAACGTCGCTCGACTCGGCGAGCGCGCGTTCGATTTCGTTCGCGTCCCCTTCGCCAACGGCGACCTGTAGATGGTCGTATCCCGACAACAGATCGAGGTCGATGCCGAGGGTGGCGAACGGCTTCATCGCGTCTATCCGTTCTTCGACGCTCTGTAGTTCTGCTTCGAGTTCGTTTCGTCGGGCGTCCAGGCGGTTGACCTGTGCTCGAATCTCTTCGAGTTCCTCTTCGAGGGCTTCGCCGGTAACGATTCGCTGCGGACCGGCGTCCTCCCCACTCACCTCAAGAATACTTTCGATCGAACGAACGGTGACGAGTTTGTCGGATGCCTCGTCCGCGCCAGTGACGGGGTTGCCCGGGTCGAATCCTTCCCACGACCCATCGTAATCCGACAGATGTACGAGATTCAGTTCGTGAATCGCTTCGATGACGTCGGGCATGACCATCCGCGACCCTGCCACCGAGACCTTGCTCATCCGTTCAGGTCTGAGCATGCACCGCCTCCCTGAATCTGTCGATGACTAATTCTATCGCCTCCTCTTTGTTCTCTTCGGCACGAGTTTCGAGCTCTTCTCGCTCTTTCTCGCCCTCTGCGAGGATCTGTTTGCGCTCGGATTCGATATCTTCACGCGCATTTTCGAGTCGTTTCTCTTCCATCTCGTTGGCCTCTTCTTGAGCTTCCGAGCGGATCTCCTCCGCCTTCGTGTGCGCCTCCGAAATCCGCTCTTCGCGGTCCTCCTCGGCTTGCGCGACGATGCCGTCAGCCTCCGTTTCGGCCTCTTTTATTCGTTCTAGAACGTCCGGTCTCGGCATATGTGGTAATCACGCGAATGGTTGCGCCAGAGGCTATAAACTACTTGCGGAACCATTTGGCTCCCCGTCGGGCGAAAATGGTGGGGATTCATCATCGTTCGGTCCCAACCGCAACGCAATTACAATGGGCATTCTCGAAGACAAACGTCGAGCACGAATCTTTTACAAATACCTCTCGAAGGTGTACGATCAGGTCAACCCGTTCATCTGGAACGAGGAAATGCGCGACGAAGCGCTGTCGATGCTCGACATCGAATCTGACGACCGAGTGCTCGATGTCGGTTGCGGGACCGGGTTCGGAACCGAAGGACTCCTCGAACATACCGACAACGTCCACGGTCTCGATCAGAGCGTCCACCAACTTGGAAAGGCGTGGGCAAAAATCGGAAAATATGACCCCGTCAGCTTCTACCGAGGGGACGCCGAGCGACTGCCGTTCAAGGACGATTCGTTCGATGTCGTCTGGTCGTCCGGTTCCATCGAATACTGGCCCGACCCGGTCGAAACCCTCCGTGATATCCGCCGTGTTACCAAACCCGGCGGCGAGGTTCTGATCGTCGGTCCGAACTACCCCGGAACGGGCGTCATGCAGAAAGTCGCCGATACGATCATGCTCTTTTACGACCGCGACGAGGCGGATCGAATGTTCCACGAAGCGGGCTACGAGGACATTCGTCACCGGGAGATGGGTCCGAGTTACGACCCCGATATCGCCATCACGACTGTCGCGCGCGTTCCTGAAGAATAGGTACTGTTCGAGGATTATAGAAGACGTTCGAGGATTTTCAGCGTGCAGTCGCTTCGATTTCGTTGACGAGCGTTCCGTTTTCGACGATCCGAACGGTGACTTCGTCCCCTCGTTCGAGTAACGGTGCGTTGGTTTCGGCGAGCGTGAAACTCGCCGTTTCTCCCACGTGCCACGTCGGATCGGATGCGCTGTTGAACGGTCCTGTCGGCCCGGCACGAAACCCGTCCGCCGAAAAGAACGGAACTGGCGGTTGATGGGCGAGCGGTTCTCCGTTCACACGCACTTCGATCTCGATCGAATCGACGTCGAGCGAATCTCCTGCCCGGTGTGTAAACGCTATCCGGTTTGTTGCCGCAGTAGCCGAAACCCCGATGACGGCGTGTTTCGGTTCCCGTACCGACATCGAATGTACCGCCACTGCCCCGATGGTTCCGCCGATGACGAGCGTGACGACGAGTAAAAGGACGACCCCGACGACGGGCGAGACGGCGCGTTTCGACACGCCAGTCAGTGGTTCCGTATTGCTATTTCAACCTTAGGCCGATCCACCAGCATTCCGTGGCGTTTCACCATTGGAACTCCCGTTCGTTACTCCGTACGGGGTGAGTGTCACTTTCACCGTCTCGGAGTCGTGTGTCGCGGTGACGGTGAACTCCCGACTCGGTGATACCGTGTATATCGTTCCAGTCGGTCCGGTATCCCCGAGTTCCGTCTCCCCGATTTCGATATGACCGTCGACCGGATCACCCTCCGAATCGGTCAGGTTTATTCGGAGCGGTCCGCCGGAGTACGTTCGATTGACGACGAGATGCAGATTCGTGCTGTTGTTTTGGAACGTGGTTCCGTACGGTACGTGGTCGTCGCCAGCCAGGACCTTATACTGTATCTCTCGGTATATCTTCTTCGTGCCGCTGTCGAGATACGCTCTGATGAGCCCCTGTGGGTGAACGATTCTCGTTTTCGTCACTTTGT is a window from the Haladaptatus sp. R4 genome containing:
- a CDS encoding methyltransferase domain-containing protein: MGILEDKRRARIFYKYLSKVYDQVNPFIWNEEMRDEALSMLDIESDDRVLDVGCGTGFGTEGLLEHTDNVHGLDQSVHQLGKAWAKIGKYDPVSFYRGDAERLPFKDDSFDVVWSSGSIEYWPDPVETLRDIRRVTKPGGEVLIVGPNYPGTGVMQKVADTIMLFYDRDEADRMFHEAGYEDIRHREMGPSYDPDIAITTVARVPEE
- the ahaH gene encoding ATP synthase archaeal subunit H produces the protein MPRPDVLERIKEAETEADGIVAQAEEDREERISEAHTKAEEIRSEAQEEANEMEEKRLENAREDIESERKQILAEGEKEREELETRAEENKEEAIELVIDRFREAVHAQT
- a CDS encoding V-type ATP synthase subunit I, which produces MLRPERMSKVSVAGSRMVMPDVIEAIHELNLVHLSDYDGSWEGFDPGNPVTGADEASDKLVTVRSIESILEVSGEDAGPQRIVTGEALEEELEEIRAQVNRLDARRNELEAELQSVEERIDAMKPFATLGIDLDLLSGYDHLQVAVGEGDANEIERALAESSDVQEYELFSEERTVAVFVYPEDGAEDALGEALVGIEFTTYDVPEASGSPEEYVAELEHDYQKHESKLNGVESELNDVKLDAAGFLLAAEEKLAIEVQKEEAPLQFATTENAFIAEGWIPSDRYDDLVTAIRSAVGDRADVDELERAAYRNPTEEHHVAMDGGTEENPPVVQDNPDPTRPFELLVETINRPRYFEIDPTIVLFLTLPIFFGFMIGDVGYGLIYLTVGWYLFTRFDGGFKSLGGIALWSGGVTIVFGIIFAEFFGFHFAHALYGAGGPPMEKGLTPSAVEWAYLWLVMSILVGLLHINVGFIFDFREKLDHGIKHAFMEAGSWILLMNGLWLWILSTSTKGSKPEFLFTVFNGEPVPLGFTGFSPETGMVGLAIALVGMIALVVSEGLIIALVDGLEVVTHVLSYARLTAEIIAEAGIALVVNLLVFGASFDGESYHYLIDTAPSAVSHGEVVFPGLFHMGIIGVLFGIVLLILGHLVVLALGIVSAGLQALRLEYVEFFGKFYEGGGEKFQPFGYDRSYTTED
- a CDS encoding type IV pilin encodes the protein MSKRAVSPVVGVVLLLVVTLVIGGTIGAVAVHSMSVREPKHAVIGVSATAATNRIAFTHRAGDSLDVDSIEIEVRVNGEPLAHQPPVPFFSADGFRAGPTGPFNSASDPTWHVGETASFTLAETNAPLLERGDEVTVRIVENGTLVNEIEATAR